A DNA window from Chitinivibrionales bacterium contains the following coding sequences:
- a CDS encoding YihA family ribosome biogenesis GTP-binding protein encodes MTNYDKINAEFVRSFAHYKDIFPAREDEYCLLGRSNVGKSSFLNHVFNRKHLAKVSKTPGKTSLANYFRLSNNIIWVDLPGYGYAKVNGKEKQRWSRLISDYCEKRKGLQGVIWLLDIRHPGTKIDKEAWMWLRTLDIPVLPVLTKCDKLSKNNAASNGKKYREIFHFTFEPVMYSIVDSGSRERFWKAFYSWRERSGCDK; translated from the coding sequence ATGACAAATTACGATAAAATTAACGCCGAATTTGTCCGTTCCTTTGCTCATTATAAAGATATATTCCCGGCAAGGGAAGATGAATATTGTCTTTTGGGGCGTTCCAATGTGGGAAAATCATCCTTTCTAAATCATGTTTTTAATCGGAAGCATCTTGCAAAGGTATCGAAAACACCCGGCAAAACCAGTCTGGCAAACTATTTTCGGCTGAGTAATAATATTATCTGGGTTGATCTTCCCGGATATGGATATGCTAAAGTTAACGGCAAGGAAAAACAGCGCTGGTCGCGGCTGATTTCAGACTATTGTGAAAAACGAAAAGGCCTTCAGGGGGTAATCTGGCTGCTCGATATTCGTCACCCGGGAACAAAAATCGATAAAGAAGCATGGATGTGGCTCAGGACACTCGATATACCGGTTTTGCCTGTTTTGACAAAGTGTGATAAATTGTCAAAAAACAATGCTGCAAGTAACGGTAAAAAATACCGGGAAATTTTTCATTTCACCTTTGAGCCGGTGATGTATTCCATTGTCGATTCCGGCTCGCGGGAGCGTTTCTGGAAAGCTTTTTATTCATGGCGTGAGCGATCCGGGTGTGATAAGTAA
- the trpD gene encoding anthranilate phosphoribosyltransferase, whose product MTIQEAIQNIIDGISLSVDETREIFNAIMSGDATEAQIGAFIVALRMKGETIEEITGAAEVMRDKAIHVMPSQKKHVVDTCGTGGDRSNTFNISTATAFVTAGAGAVVAKHGNRSVSSKSGSADVLEALGVTIGADPSVMKACLDEIGICFLFAPMLHKAMKYAIGPRKQIGIRTIFNILGPLTNPSIAQSQLLGVFSPNLTSPLANVLKNMGTKRAFVVHGNDGLDEISLSSPTTISELKDGEVSTYTIEPEQFGLTKHSPTAIMGGDSQKNASMIQDIFSGTPGPCRDIVVLNSAFAIAASGLTSTPEDGIRLAKESIDSGKAREKLAQLVAMSKG is encoded by the coding sequence ATGACAATACAGGAAGCGATACAGAACATCATCGACGGTATTAGTTTGTCGGTTGATGAAACACGGGAAATATTCAACGCCATTATGTCCGGTGACGCTACCGAAGCTCAAATAGGGGCATTCATTGTTGCCCTCCGCATGAAAGGCGAAACAATTGAAGAAATTACGGGTGCGGCAGAAGTGATGCGCGACAAGGCTATCCATGTTATGCCGTCTCAGAAAAAGCACGTTGTCGATACCTGTGGGACGGGAGGAGACCGGTCGAATACATTCAACATTTCTACGGCTACGGCCTTTGTTACCGCCGGAGCAGGTGCTGTTGTAGCAAAGCATGGTAACCGCTCGGTATCCAGTAAAAGCGGAAGTGCCGATGTTCTGGAAGCATTGGGAGTTACGATCGGTGCAGATCCATCGGTTATGAAAGCCTGTCTGGATGAAATCGGAATCTGTTTTCTTTTTGCCCCCATGCTGCATAAGGCCATGAAATATGCAATCGGCCCCCGGAAACAGATAGGAATCAGGACCATTTTCAATATTTTGGGCCCCTTAACAAATCCATCGATTGCCCAATCTCAACTCCTCGGCGTCTTTTCGCCAAATCTCACAAGTCCGCTTGCAAATGTACTGAAAAATATGGGGACAAAAAGAGCCTTTGTTGTACACGGCAATGATGGTCTCGATGAAATATCTCTATCCTCACCAACAACAATTTCTGAGTTGAAAGACGGAGAAGTTTCAACCTATACGATCGAGCCCGAACAGTTCGGACTTACCAAACATTCCCCTACAGCAATTATGGGCGGTGATTCTCAGAAAAACGCATCCATGATTCAAGACATCTTCTCCGGCACACCAGGTCCCTGCAGAGATATCGTTGTGCTGAATTCAGCATTTGCTATTGCTGCATCCGGCCTGACCAGCACCCCCGAAGACGGCATCAGGCTAGCCAAGGAATCGATCGATTCCGGTAAAGCGAGAGAGAAGCTTGCACAGCTTGTTGCGATGAGTAAGGGGTGA